The DNA region TAACTCTACCTTTTCCCACACCTTGGATAAGAATTTTAACTCTGCCGTCCGATAGCTTTCTCATTCTCATGATCATTGCTATTGTTCCAACTTCGTAAATTGTGTTTTCTGTAGGGTTTTCCTCTGTAAGTTCTTTTTGAGAAGCTAAGAAGATAAATCTATTTTTTGCTAAAGCTTCTTCAACTGCTTTAATTGAGTTTTCTCTTCCCACGAATAACGGAAGAATCATGTAAGGAAATACAACTATATCTCTTACAGGTAGAAGTGGTATTTTCTCAGGTACATCTAGCAGCTTGTTGTCATCGGCGCTCATTCAATCCTCCACTGATTTGTGAAACATTAGTCTCACAAATGATTTATCGGAGGTATTGGGTGTGCCTTTAAGACTATCTTTGTAAACTCTCTCTTAGTTTAGCACCTTCGAGTGATAACCTTGTCCAAGGTAGAGTTAAAATTCTTTCGGCCTCAATAAGTTGCTCGGTTTCTTCGCAAATTCCATATTCTCCAGACTCAAGTCTGTGCAGTGCGGATTCGATTTCGAGCAATTGTTTTCTAAGGCGATTTTGAAAAAGAAACCATTGATGCTCATTGATGGCGCGAATGTTCTGATCTCCAAAGTCTCCAAGAGTTTCTTCACTCTCAGGAGGTTTGCCATTCACTTTCAAAGTGTTAAGTACTTCCTCTTTTTCTGAGAGTAAACGTTCTTTGCAACTTTTAAGAATTTTAGATGAAAACATGAGTGAGATTTAATTTGGCTTTGTATTTAAGGCAATAAAAAAACAGAGTGCCTAACGCACTCTGTTTTAGAAAAAATTTAGAGAAAGCTCAGTGAAAATTCATTTGATCAAATTTTAATCAACTCTCTTTTGATAATTTGGTGCCTCTCTAGTTTCTGCACCTTCTATACTCAATCGAGTCCAAGGGATAACCAACAATCTCTCGGACTCGATTGGTTCATCGGTTTCTTCGCATACTCCGTACATGCCAGCCTCGATTCTATAAAGTGCAGATTCGATTTCCAGAAGTGCTTCACGAAGTCTTTTTTGTGCTAGCAAGGCTTCTTTTTCGGCAAGGATTCTCATTGTCTGATCACCCTCGTCGCCCCCCTTATCGTCTGAATGCTGAGACAACATTTTCTGAGCATCCTTATAACGATTTAATATATCTTGTTTAGCCTCTATCAACTTCTTCTTACAAATCTGCACCAGTTCCGGTGTTAGCATAACGTTTCTCCCCCGTTAAAATTCCTTTATGTTTACGGACATCCTGTCCTTGGTAAGCGACCTGGACCAGACGTCCAGATCACGAGAATAAGACGGGGGATCTGTCGATAACGGTTAGATTAAAATCTATTATTTCTTTTTATTGGAACTATTAGGCGTACTCGCTGCCGGCAATGCTTGAGCTTGATCTAGAGTTAAAATCTTACCGTCATTCACAGTAAGAGCCACAATTGGGCGTGAGAAGTCGCGAGTAGTTTGGCTATCAAGGGTATTTAAAGCACCTTTAACCGAGCGTAAACCCGCCAATCTCATCTGTAATTCTGATCTAGAGCTAACTCCAGAGACAGCATCTTTTAAAATAAGAGCCGTATCATAGGCCTGGAGATCAAATAGAGAAGGAGTTTTGCCGAAAGCTTGAAAATATTTCTTATAAAAATCAGAGTTAGTAAAAGTTTGATCTTGTCCCAAGAAACTATCCACAAAAACAATCGATTTTGCAAAAGATCCGGCTCTTTCTATTACTCCAGGAGTGTTCCAAATATTTGTTCCTAAAAGCGTAATGTCTTTTACTTCTTGGAAAGAAAGCATAGCGGCGATTTGACCCAGAGCACGCGTATTGTCTGGAACAAAAAGAGCCTGGAAGTCGACAATGGGAGGTAGCAAATCTTTTGGAGTTTCATTTCTAGCCGTAGCCTGAGGAACTTTCTTTTTCCATTCTTCAAACTTCGCTTTATATTCTAGAGCGCGATCATCTGTATAGTATGTACCCACTAATTTTTGTATTGAACCCCTGAAATCTGTTTCTTTTGGATCATACGATTGAGCAGCTTTAATTTGTCCGCCTGCGGACTGAACAGCATCCCAAAAAAGATTTGCATATTCGGCACCATAGGCATCTTCGGGATAGAGAATTGCAAATTTTGTGAATCCTAATTTTTCTACGGCTGTCTTAACGATGTACTGAACCTGCATTTCACTTGTTAGAGCATTTCTAAAAATAAAATCGCCAATTTGAGTAATACCTGATTTTTGAGAAAGAACAATCGTAGGAACACCAAGCGCTTGCGCCTTGGAAGAAATATTTGTTGCGGTTTTACTCTGTAGACTGCCGATGATTGCAACAACTTGGTCTTCAACAACAAGTTTTTCTACTGCGCGTCTTGCATCTAGATATTTTCCTTCGCTATCAATCACAGCTAGGCGAATATTTGTTTTGCGATCATATATACCGAGTCCAAGCTGAATCGAATTCAAAACACTTCTTCCGATATCAGCATTCTTTCCGCTCAGTGGAAGAATAACACCAATAGTTTTTGTATCCACACTTGATCTTGCATCTAATTGTTTCAGAAATTCTCTTGAGTTTTCTGCAAGATCACTTTCTGGATTTAGAGAAATCACTCTTGAAAAATGTGATCGGGCTTTAGAAAAATCAGACTGTTCGAAAGCGACGCTTCCAAGTCTAAAGTGAATACTCGAATGTACAAATTCCAATTTTGAATTATCAAGAACAGCATCTAGATCTTGTGGTCGAACTAGAGAATCAGTAATTGAAGTGGCTCTGATCTTATAGGTCATTTTACTTTGTGGGTCCTCAGAAACTCTATGCATTTCAGCTAGAGTTTCAAGCTGGCCCATCACATCTTGTTCTAGTTTTAAAAATTCTATTTTATAATTTAAAAGCTCGGCTCTTTCGTTAGGAGTCAATGCTCCTGACCTCAAGGCTTGATTTAAAAGATTTTTAGCCTGGTCATTTTTTCTTTGAGAGAGGTAAACACGAATGACTTTTGTATAAGTCTCACCTTCGTAAGGCTCTTGGTATTCGTTATTTAAAATAAAAGAGTATGCATTTACAGCTTGATCAGAGCGTCCATTCTTTTGGTAATAATCTCCAGCAACCTTTGCCGCTTCAGAGGCAGTCGCTGTTTTTGGATGCTTTTGAATTAGAAGTTCAATTCTTTTTAGAGCTCTTGCTGGATTTTTCGCAAAGTCTCCTTTTGCCAGAGCAAACTCTTTTTGTACGCTTTGATCAGCCTGAGGTGGTGGATCTTTTTTTACGGGCTGAGAAGTACAAGATACAAGAATTGCATTGATAGAAAAAAATAAAAATAATCTTGTTATAGATTTCA from Bdellovibrionota bacterium includes:
- a CDS encoding TraR/DksA family transcriptional regulator, encoding MFSSKILKSCKERLLSEKEEVLNTLKVNGKPPESEETLGDFGDQNIRAINEHQWFLFQNRLRKQLLEIESALHRLESGEYGICEETEQLIEAERILTLPWTRLSLEGAKLRESLQR
- a CDS encoding TraR/DksA family transcriptional regulator — translated: MLTPELVQICKKKLIEAKQDILNRYKDAQKMLSQHSDDKGGDEGDQTMRILAEKEALLAQKRLREALLEIESALYRIEAGMYGVCEETDEPIESERLLVIPWTRLSIEGAETREAPNYQKRVD
- a CDS encoding penicillin-binding protein activator, with the protein product MKSITRLFLFFSINAILVSCTSQPVKKDPPPQADQSVQKEFALAKGDFAKNPARALKRIELLIQKHPKTATASEAAKVAGDYYQKNGRSDQAVNAYSFILNNEYQEPYEGETYTKVIRVYLSQRKNDQAKNLLNQALRSGALTPNERAELLNYKIEFLKLEQDVMGQLETLAEMHRVSEDPQSKMTYKIRATSITDSLVRPQDLDAVLDNSKLEFVHSSIHFRLGSVAFEQSDFSKARSHFSRVISLNPESDLAENSREFLKQLDARSSVDTKTIGVILPLSGKNADIGRSVLNSIQLGLGIYDRKTNIRLAVIDSEGKYLDARRAVEKLVVEDQVVAIIGSLQSKTATNISSKAQALGVPTIVLSQKSGITQIGDFIFRNALTSEMQVQYIVKTAVEKLGFTKFAILYPEDAYGAEYANLFWDAVQSAGGQIKAAQSYDPKETDFRGSIQKLVGTYYTDDRALEYKAKFEEWKKKVPQATARNETPKDLLPPIVDFQALFVPDNTRALGQIAAMLSFQEVKDITLLGTNIWNTPGVIERAGSFAKSIVFVDSFLGQDQTFTNSDFYKKYFQAFGKTPSLFDLQAYDTALILKDAVSGVSSRSELQMRLAGLRSVKGALNTLDSQTTRDFSRPIVALTVNDGKILTLDQAQALPAASTPNSSNKKK